One Trichormus variabilis 0441 genomic window, CATCACCAGTCCCAATGTACAACATTCCATCAGGGCCGAAGCGGATGCGACCCCCATTGTGAAATTGCGCTACAGGAATATCATCAACAATCACCCTATCTGGTGAAGCAGTGAGTCCGTTCTCAGATAGTCGCCATCGTTCAACGCGATTTACCTGCGAACCATTTCTATCAGCAGTATAGTAAACATAAAAAAATCTGTTTTCGGCAAAGTTGGGATGAGTTGCAATCCCAAGCAAACCATCTTCACCGCTATCAGTAACATTAATTGTAGCTACTGGCTGAGAAACAAGTTTACCATCCCGCACCAGGCGAACTCGTCCAGGACGTTCGGTCACTAACATATCTCGATTTGGCAGAAAAGCAATTCCCCAAGGCACTTCTAACCCTGTGACTACTTCTTCGGCACGCACATTTACCTTTCCTGGTGAACCGAAGCCATTTTCTACTAGAGTGCAGGCTTGATTGTTAGTAGCAGTTTGTTGACTAATTGGTGCGGCTGCTTGCGTTTCTTGATTGCTATTATCTGCGGACTCAGTTGTTGGTAAGTTACAAGTAGAAAGTCCTAGCAAAACCATGCCAAAAAGTAATTTTTTAGCAAGAATATTTCTCAGTTGCATGATTTATTTTCTCCTAAAAATCGCCGACCGCATGGTTTAATATCTAGATTATGTTAATTTTAAAACCATGAAAAATCTAGTTTGTATTGGTAGTAAAAATTATCAAAATTGTATTTTAGTCTAATAAATAAAACCTCAATTTACAGGTTTGTGTCAAAGAAATTTACTAGCCTTGGAAAGGGGTTAATCAAAAAAAAATCTACTGGAAATATTTCATGGTCACTAGGTTTACGTCCTATTTTTTCAAGTTATTCCATCTCAAAACTGAGTAATGTTAAATGACTAGGATTTATCATTAACTCTTTTGCTACTAAGAATGCTGCAATAGTCCAAGCTTGATATTTTCTGGATTGCTTACCAATGAGACGAGCATTCTTACCGTCGTAGTATTCTGGCCATCCATCCTGACGTAAACGTTTTTCTGCAATATCAATAGCTTTTTCGGCAATGTCTAAGCGGTTTGTCTTATGTGCGGCTGCTGTGAGTAACCACAATAAAACTGGCCAATTACCACCATTGTGATAAGACCAAGGAATATTTTTGGGATCGCTACCTGTGATAATTTGCCAATCTCTACCTTCTAGGGCTGGATAACAGAGTTTCATGGGCATATATCCAATTAAATCTTGCCAACGATACTCGATGAGATTCTTCTTCACTAGCTAAAGCAGTGATAATTGCCATGAGATTTCCCAGTGCAAAGAACCGAAAATCCATCCGTCCAGGGCCAAGATTACCTGCCAGATAACCACCATTATCCGGTAGCCATTCTGTTAACCAATCGGGAATCGATTCAGGATAAATATTAAATCTATTAGCTATTTCTTTACCAAATTCATCACCCTTAAAACGATAAATTTCATTTAAACGATTTAAATCAATCCAGTAATATTCTCGCAAATGATAGGTAAGAGGTTGTAAACGTTGAGTTACGCTATTAGAACAAGAAAGATTAGCATCATTGGAGAGCAGGAGTTCCTTAGCTGCACGTAAAGCCGCATAAAATAGCACCTGAATTTCTAGAGGATGTTCGTAGACACCCATACGTCTGTCAATCATAAAAGCACCATCGGGAACTAACATTGTGGGGTACATAGCAAACCGATGTGCAAGACACATTTCTAAAATTAATTTGATTCCCTGTTGAAATTCACTTTGG contains:
- a CDS encoding PQQ-dependent sugar dehydrogenase, which gives rise to MQLRNILAKKLLFGMVLLGLSTCNLPTTESADNSNQETQAAAPISQQTATNNQACTLVENGFGSPGKVNVRAEEVVTGLEVPWGIAFLPNRDMLVTERPGRVRLVRDGKLVSQPVATINVTDSGEDGLLGIATHPNFAENRFFYVYYTADRNGSQVNRVERWRLSENGLTASPDRVIVDDIPVAQFHNGGRIRFGPDGMLYIGTGDARNPQISQDVNSLAGKILRVTPDGQVPQDNPFEKNPVYITGIRNTQGFDWRDQSTLWVTDHGPSGDLGRRGHDKLSLARSGDNLGWPTIYRCESGEGLVTPSIVWREALPPGGAAIYTGNTIPEWRGSLIIATLRSEHLQRVVFAPQSPQQVERHEVYLQGKYGRLREAIMGPDGELYVTTSNCDGRGNCPPQQDKIIRITR